The following proteins are encoded in a genomic region of Penaeus chinensis breed Huanghai No. 1 chromosome 10, ASM1920278v2, whole genome shotgun sequence:
- the LOC125029573 gene encoding sodium-coupled neutral amino acid transporter 9-like: MENGEINIVVEEPREEEEEEEKDEATNEDIEEEEGKEPRERKTSLHSPRDRNTLSSSPHSFNERTPLLSASAPQGGLYSSSWSTTVGPSPYTSDNKPKRRPFHRPSVGSTASEVTSPERRESENFDRQLYTRYRYYSRLRASVQASEHALVIPDHIVPPELFLPYIPGHVRDADGKQSSYITIIAIWNTMMGTSLMTMPWAFGQAGFVGGIIIMLGMAGIALYTAIRLLTLQKTMGLEGPSLELSRLCWQLLGGTLGRITEGLTVTFSVITLVGAQVVYWVLMSNFLFNTGEVIYDAIHGEIHNDSSSALLCPPNVTNDENIKGPEPSEFHKWWQQDLTVPLYLIVPFIFVLNLRDAKIFTYFNSLGAISVLVMYLFVVGKAATWGININFTDVSSDFYVPLFKSSFMCLTGTLSLAYFIHNCVVTIMQGNRHQENNVRDLSIAYILVALTYIPIGVLFYSAFPMPKYCVVDNFLDNFPPHDVVLAVVRGFLFFQILTVYPLLGFFIRNQLFTYFMGPSYEYRLWQVFLLNTCLLTMSVLVAIFYPNIGFIIRWVGAISGLAYIFMLPCVTYMYALYTQDKLQWYHCIIHFSIILIGICNFISQFLLG; this comes from the exons ATGGAAAACGGTGAAATAAACATAGTGGTGGAAGAgcctagggaggaggaggaggaggaggagaaggatgaagcaacaaatgaagatatagaagaggaagaaggaaaagaaccaagagaaaggaaaacatcaCTGCATAGTCCCAGAGACAGAAACACGTTGTCTTCATCACCGCATAGTTTTAATGAACGCACTCCTCTTTTGAGTGCGTCAGCTCCTCAGGGAGG GTTGTACTCAAGCTCATGGTCCACAACAGTTGGACCTTCTCCATATACTTCTGACAACAAACCAAAGAG acGACCTTTTCATCGCCCCTCCGTAGGAAGTACGGCTAGTGAGGTGACCAGTCCTGaacggagagagagcgaaaacttCGATAGACAACTATATACTCGCTACCGTTATTACTCACGATTAAGAGCTTCTGTTCAAGCGAGTGAACATGCCTTG GTGATTCCAGACCATATTGTCCCCCCAGAGTTATTCTTGCCGTATATACCTGGACATGTACGAGATGCTGATGGGAAGCAGTCGTCATATATCACAAT CATTGCCATTTGGAACACTATGATGGGGACCTCACTCATGACAATGCCATGGGCCTTTGGGCAAGCGGGCTTCGTAGGTGGCATAATCATCATGCTGGGAATGGCTGGGATTGCTCTGTACACTGCCATTCGCTTGCTTACATTGCAGAAGACTATGG GCTTGGAAGGTCCCTCACTAGAACTCAGCCGTCTATGCTGGCAGCTTCTAGGAGGAACGCTAGGCAGAATAACGGAAGGTTTAACTGTCACTTTCTCTGTAATAACTTTGGTGGGAGCTCAGGTTGTGTACTGGGTCCTGATGTCAAATTTCCTCTTTAACACTGGAGAGGTGATATATG ATGCAATCCATGGTGAGATCCACAATGACTCATCCAGTGCATTGCTTTGCCCACCCAACGTTACTAATGATGAAAACATTAAAGGGCCAGAACCCAGTGAGTTCCACAAATGGTGGCAGCAAGACCTGACTGTGCCATTGTACTTAATCGTTCCCTTCATCTTTGTGCTGAACCTTCGAGATGCCAAGATCTTCACCTATTTCAACTCTCTGG GTGCCATCTCTGTGTTAGTCATGTACCTATTTGTAGTCGGTAAAGCTGCAACTTGGGGAATTAACATTAACTTTACTGATGTCAGCAGTGATTTTTATGTGCCCCTGTTCAAG AGCTCATTCATGTGCCTGACGGGAACATTATCGCTTGCTTACTTCATTCATAACTGTGTTGTTACTATCATGCAAGGTAACAGACACCAGGAAAATAAT GTTCGCGACTTGAGTATTGCCTACATCCTCGTAGCTCTGACATACATTCCTATTGGTGTTCTTTTCTACTCTGCATTCCCCATGCCTAAGTATTGTGTAGTTGAT AATTTCTTGGACAACTTTCCCCCACATGACGTAGTTCTGGCTGTTGTGCGTGGCTTCCTGTTCTTCCAGATCTTGACTGTGTATCCCTTGTTAGGTTTCTTTATCCGAAACCAGCTGTTCACATATTTCATGGGACCCTCATATGAGTACAGGCTTTGGCAGGTGTTTTTACTAAATACTTGTCTCCTGACAATGTCTGTGTTGGTGGCCATCTTCTACCCAAATATTGGATTCATCATCAG ATGGGTTGGTGCGATATCTGGCTTAGCTTACATCTTCATGTTGCCATGTGTGACATACATGTATGCTCTCTACACACAAGACAAGCTCCAGTGGTATCATTGCATAATTCacttttctattattttgatTGGCATTTGCAATTTCATATCCCAATTTTTGCTGGGTTAA